A DNA window from Streptococcus sp. LPB0220 contains the following coding sequences:
- a CDS encoding phosphoribosylformylglycinamidine synthase codes for MDKRIFVEKKADFRVKSDSLVKELQHNLQLKTLKDLRIVQVYDVFGLAEDLFARAEKHIFSEQVTDTVLDEATVQTDLEKYAFFAIESLPGQFDQRAASSQEALLLLGSSNDVTVNTAQLYLVNKDIDANELEAVKNYLLNPVDSRFKDITVGIAKQDFSESDKTIPSLDFFERYTAEDFAQYKAEQGLAMEVDDLLFIQDYFKSIGRVPTETELKVLDTYWSDHCRHTTFETELKTIDFSASKFKKQLQATYDKYIAMRDELGRTEKPQTLMDMATIFGRYERANGRLDDMEVSDEINACSVEIEVDVNGVKEPWLLMFKNETHNHPTEIEPFGGAATCIGGAIRDPLSGRSYVYQAMRISGAGDITTPIAETRAGKLPQQVISKTAAHGYSSYGNQIGLATTYVREYFHPGFVAKRMELGAVVGAAPKENVVREKPEAGDVIILLGGKTGRDGVGGATGSSKVQTVESVETAGAEVQKGNAIEERKIQRLFRNGEVTRLIKKSNDFGAGGVCVAIGELADGLEIDLDKVPLKYQGLNGTEIAISESQERMAVVVRPEDVDAFVAACNKENIDAVVVATVTEKPNLVMHWNGETIVDLERRFLDTNGVRVVVDAKVVDKDVKLPEERQTSAETLEADTLEVLADLNHASQKGLQTIFDSSVGRSTVNHPLGGRYQITPTEASVQKLPVQHGVTTTASVMAQGFNPYVAEWSPYHGAAYAVIEATARLVAAGANWSKARFSYQEYFERMDKRAERFGQPVSALLGSIEAQIQLGLPSIGGKDSMSGTFEELTVPPTLVAFGVTTADSRKVLSPEFKATGENIYYIPGQALAQEIDFDLIKSNFAQFEAIQADHKVTAASAVKYGGVLEALALATFGNHIGANVELDDLDTSLTAQLGGFVFASPEDIAGVAKIGQTVADFTLTVNGVTLDGHKLDSAFQSKLEEVYPTEFAQATELEEVPAVASDAVIKAKETVDTPVVYIPVFPGTNSEYDSAKAFEKEGAKVNLVPFVTLNEEAIVKSVDTMVDNIEKANIIFFAGGFSAADEPDGSAKFIVNILLNEKVRAAIDHFIERGGLIIGICNGFQALVKSGLLPYGNFEDASSMSPTLFYNDANQHVAKMVETRIANTNSPWLAGVEVGDIHAIPVSHGEGKFVVTAEEFAELRDNGQIFTQYVDFEGKPSMDSKYNPNGSVNAIEGITSKNGQIIGKMGHSERFEDGLFQNIPGNKDQHLFASAVKYFTGK; via the coding sequence ATGGATAAACGTATTTTCGTTGAGAAAAAAGCTGATTTTCGTGTAAAATCAGACTCTTTAGTAAAAGAATTGCAGCATAATCTTCAGTTGAAAACATTGAAGGATCTTCGGATTGTTCAGGTTTACGATGTTTTTGGTTTGGCAGAGGACTTGTTTGCGCGTGCGGAAAAACATATCTTCTCTGAGCAAGTGACCGATACTGTTTTGGATGAAGCTACGGTTCAGACTGATCTTGAGAAATATGCTTTCTTTGCGATCGAAAGCTTACCTGGTCAATTTGACCAACGTGCGGCATCTTCACAAGAAGCTTTGCTGTTGTTGGGTAGTTCAAATGACGTAACAGTGAATACAGCGCAATTGTACTTGGTTAACAAGGATATCGATGCGAATGAGTTGGAAGCTGTTAAAAACTACCTTTTGAACCCAGTGGATTCTCGTTTCAAAGATATCACTGTTGGCATTGCGAAACAGGATTTCTCTGAGTCTGACAAGACCATTCCAAGCTTGGATTTCTTTGAAAGGTATACGGCAGAAGATTTTGCACAGTATAAGGCTGAGCAAGGATTGGCCATGGAAGTGGATGACCTTCTCTTCATTCAAGATTACTTCAAATCCATTGGACGTGTACCAACTGAGACTGAGCTTAAGGTTTTGGATACTTACTGGTCTGACCACTGTCGTCACACGACTTTCGAAACTGAGTTGAAAACCATCGACTTCTCAGCTTCTAAATTTAAAAAACAATTGCAAGCGACTTATGACAAGTATATTGCCATGCGTGATGAGTTGGGACGTACAGAAAAACCTCAAACCTTGATGGATATGGCAACTATTTTTGGCCGTTATGAGCGTGCTAATGGTCGTTTGGATGACATGGAAGTGTCTGATGAAATCAATGCCTGCTCTGTTGAAATTGAAGTGGATGTCAATGGTGTCAAAGAACCATGGCTTCTCATGTTCAAGAACGAAACGCACAACCACCCAACGGAGATCGAACCATTTGGTGGAGCGGCTACTTGTATCGGTGGTGCCATTCGTGACCCATTGTCAGGTCGTTCATACGTTTACCAAGCCATGCGTATCTCAGGTGCTGGTGATATTACAACACCAATTGCTGAAACTCGCGCTGGTAAATTGCCACAACAAGTGATTTCTAAAACAGCGGCTCACGGTTATTCTTCATACGGTAACCAAATTGGTTTGGCGACAACTTATGTTCGTGAATACTTCCACCCAGGTTTTGTTGCTAAGCGTATGGAGCTAGGTGCAGTTGTCGGTGCGGCTCCTAAAGAAAATGTGGTTCGTGAAAAACCTGAAGCAGGTGATGTGATTATCTTGCTTGGTGGTAAGACTGGACGTGACGGTGTCGGTGGTGCGACAGGTTCTTCTAAAGTTCAAACGGTTGAATCTGTTGAAACAGCTGGTGCTGAGGTTCAAAAAGGAAATGCCATCGAAGAACGTAAGATTCAACGTCTTTTCCGTAATGGAGAAGTGACCCGTCTGATCAAGAAATCAAATGACTTTGGTGCCGGTGGTGTCTGTGTGGCGATCGGTGAATTGGCAGATGGTCTTGAAATTGATCTAGACAAAGTGCCATTGAAATACCAAGGTTTGAACGGTACAGAAATTGCTATCTCAGAATCTCAAGAACGGATGGCTGTAGTGGTTCGTCCAGAAGATGTAGATGCTTTCGTTGCAGCATGTAATAAAGAAAATATTGATGCTGTTGTTGTTGCGACAGTGACGGAAAAACCAAATCTTGTTATGCACTGGAATGGTGAAACCATCGTTGATTTGGAACGTCGTTTCCTTGATACAAACGGTGTACGTGTGGTTGTAGATGCTAAGGTGGTTGACAAGGATGTCAAGCTTCCAGAAGAACGTCAAACATCTGCTGAAACCCTTGAAGCGGATACTCTTGAAGTCTTGGCTGACCTGAACCATGCCAGTCAAAAAGGTTTACAAACCATCTTTGATAGCTCGGTTGGTCGTTCAACAGTTAATCACCCACTTGGTGGTCGCTACCAAATCACACCAACGGAAGCTTCTGTACAGAAATTGCCAGTCCAACATGGCGTGACAACAACTGCATCTGTTATGGCGCAAGGATTCAACCCTTATGTAGCAGAATGGTCTCCATATCATGGCGCTGCTTATGCGGTCATCGAAGCCACAGCTCGTTTGGTTGCTGCTGGTGCAAACTGGTCTAAGGCTCGTTTCTCTTATCAGGAATACTTCGAGCGTATGGATAAACGAGCAGAGCGTTTTGGTCAACCAGTCTCAGCTCTCCTTGGATCAATCGAAGCTCAGATTCAACTTGGTTTGCCATCTATCGGTGGAAAAGACTCTATGTCTGGTACCTTTGAAGAATTGACAGTACCACCAACCTTGGTTGCTTTTGGGGTAACAACTGCGGATAGCCGTAAGGTCCTTTCTCCAGAATTTAAAGCTACTGGTGAAAATATCTATTACATCCCAGGTCAAGCTTTGGCACAAGAAATTGACTTTGATCTTATCAAGTCTAACTTTGCTCAATTTGAAGCCATCCAAGCTGATCACAAAGTAACAGCAGCATCAGCTGTCAAATATGGTGGTGTCCTTGAAGCTCTTGCCCTTGCAACCTTTGGGAACCATATCGGAGCAAACGTTGAATTAGATGACCTTGACACTAGCTTGACAGCCCAATTGGGTGGATTCGTCTTCGCATCGCCTGAAGACATTGCAGGTGTTGCTAAGATCGGACAAACAGTAGCTGACTTTACACTTACTGTCAATGGTGTAACGCTTGATGGACACAAACTTGACAGTGCTTTCCAAAGTAAATTGGAAGAAGTTTACCCAACGGAATTTGCACAGGCAACTGAGTTGGAAGAAGTACCAGCTGTGGCATCAGATGCTGTGATCAAAGCTAAAGAAACAGTTGATACACCAGTGGTTTATATCCCAGTATTCCCAGGTACTAACTCTGAGTACGATTCAGCTAAGGCCTTTGAAAAAGAAGGGGCAAAAGTCAACTTGGTACCATTTGTCACACTGAATGAAGAAGCTATTGTCAAGTCTGTTGACACTATGGTTGACAATATCGAAAAAGCTAACATTATCTTCTTTGCAGGTGGCTTCTCAGCAGCGGATGAACCAGATGGATCAGCTAAATTCATCGTGAACATCTTGCTGAATGAAAAAGTGCGTGCAGCCATTGATCACTTCATTGAACGCGGTGGCTTGATCATCGGTATCTGTAATGGATTCCAAGCTCTTGTTAAATCAGGTCTTCTTCCATATGGTAACTTTGAAGATGCAAGCAGCATGAGTCCAACCCTCTTCTACAATGATGCCAACCAACACGTGGCTAAAATGGTGGAAACACGGATTGCCAACACGAATTCACCATGGCTTGCCGGAGTAGAAGTTGGTGACATCCATGCCATTCCAGTATCACACGGTGAAGGTAAATTTGTCGTGACAGCTGAGGAATTCGCAGAGCTTCGTGACAATGGTCAAATCTTTACCCAATATGTTGACTTCGAAGGTAAACCAAGCATGGATTCAAAATACAATCCAAATGGTTCTGTCAATGCGATCGAAGGTATCACAAGTAAGAACGGTCAAATCATCGGGAAGATGGGACACTCAGAACGTTTCGAAGACGGTCTCTTCCAAAATATTCCAGGAAATAAAGATCAACATCTCTTTGCGTCAGCGGTTAAATACTTTACTGGAAAATAA
- the purF gene encoding amidophosphoribosyltransferase: MTYEVKSLNEECGIFGIWGHPDAAKLTYFGLHSLQHRGQEGAGILSNDAGQLKRYRDTGLLSEVFRNPANLDKLTGTGAIGHVRYATAGEASVDNIQPFLFRFHDTQFGLAHNGNLTNAKSLKRELENNGAIFSSTSDSEILAHLIRRSHNPSFMGKVKEALNTVKGGFAYLLMLEDKLIAALDPNGFRPLSIGKMANGAIVVSSETCAFEVVGAEWIRDVNPGEVVIIDDNGITYDNYTTDTQLAVCSMEYIYFARPDSNIQGVNVHTARKRMGAQLAREFKHEADIVVGVPNSSLSAAMGFAEESGLPNEMGLIKNQYTQRTFIQPTQELREQGVRMKLSAVSGVVKGKRVVMIDDSIVRGTTSRRIVNLLKEAGATEVHVAIGSPALAYPCFYGIDIQTRKELIAANHTVEETREIIGADSLTYLSIDGLIDSIGIDTDAPNGGLCVAYFDGNYPTPLYDYEERYVESLKEHTSFY, from the coding sequence ATGACATACGAAGTTAAATCTCTTAATGAAGAATGTGGTATTTTTGGGATCTGGGGACACCCAGATGCTGCAAAACTGACTTATTTCGGATTACACAGTCTTCAACACCGTGGTCAAGAAGGGGCAGGGATCCTTTCAAATGATGCGGGTCAATTAAAACGGTATCGTGATACGGGGCTTCTCTCAGAGGTGTTTCGGAATCCTGCTAACTTGGATAAGTTAACAGGGACGGGAGCGATTGGACATGTTCGCTATGCGACAGCTGGGGAAGCTTCGGTGGATAACATCCAGCCTTTCCTCTTTCGCTTTCATGATACCCAGTTTGGACTTGCTCACAACGGGAATTTGACCAATGCCAAGTCCCTCAAACGGGAGTTAGAAAATAACGGAGCGATCTTTAGCTCAACTTCTGATTCAGAAATCTTAGCGCACTTGATTCGTCGGAGCCACAACCCATCCTTCATGGGTAAGGTGAAAGAAGCCTTGAATACGGTGAAAGGTGGATTTGCTTACCTTCTCATGCTGGAAGATAAGCTGATTGCGGCCTTGGATCCAAATGGTTTCCGTCCTCTTTCGATTGGGAAAATGGCCAATGGCGCAATCGTAGTTTCCTCTGAAACCTGTGCTTTTGAAGTGGTTGGTGCTGAGTGGATCCGCGATGTGAATCCAGGTGAAGTCGTGATCATTGATGATAATGGCATTACTTACGATAACTATACAACGGATACCCAATTGGCTGTTTGCTCGATGGAGTATATCTACTTTGCCCGCCCGGACTCCAATATTCAAGGGGTGAATGTCCATACTGCTCGTAAACGTATGGGGGCTCAATTGGCACGTGAATTCAAACATGAAGCAGATATTGTGGTCGGTGTACCTAACTCTTCACTTAGTGCAGCCATGGGATTTGCGGAAGAATCTGGCCTCCCAAATGAAATGGGCTTGATTAAAAACCAATACACCCAACGTACTTTTATCCAACCAACACAAGAATTGCGTGAGCAAGGGGTTCGGATGAAGCTCTCTGCCGTATCCGGTGTCGTGAAAGGCAAACGGGTTGTCATGATCGATGATTCTATCGTACGTGGGACGACCTCACGTCGTATCGTTAATTTGCTAAAAGAAGCAGGAGCAACAGAGGTTCACGTAGCAATCGGTAGCCCAGCTCTGGCTTATCCATGTTTCTACGGGATTGATATTCAAACGCGTAAGGAATTAATTGCGGCCAATCATACAGTAGAGGAAACACGCGAAATCATTGGTGCGGATAGCTTGACGTATTTGTCAATCGATGGTTTGATTGATTCTATTGGAATTGATACAGATGCCCCGAATGGCGGTCTTTGTGTGGCTTACTTTGATGGTAATTATCCTACGCCTTTGTATGACTACGAAGAACGCTATGTAGAAAGTTTGAAAGAACATACTTCTTTCTATTAA
- the purM gene encoding phosphoribosylformylglycinamidine cyclo-ligase, which yields MTNKNAYAQSGVDVEAGYEVVERIKKHVARTERAGVMGALGGFGGMFDLSKTGVKEPVLISGTDGVGTKLMLAIKYDKHDTIGQDCVAMCVNDIIAAGAEPLYFLDYVATGKNEPAKLEQVVAGVAEGCVQAGAALIGGETAEMPGMYGEDDYDLAGFAVGVAEKSQIIDGSKVAEGDVILGLASSGIHSNGYSLVRRVFADYTGEEVLPELEGKKLKEVLLEPTRIYVKAALPLIKEELVNGIAHITGGGFIENVPRMFADDLAAEIDESKVPVLPIFKALEKYGQIKHEEMFEIFNMGIGLMLAVKPEHVERVKELLDEPVYEIGRIVKKDGASVVIK from the coding sequence ATGACAAATAAGAATGCATACGCTCAATCTGGTGTGGATGTTGAAGCGGGTTATGAAGTTGTTGAACGGATCAAAAAACACGTGGCACGTACGGAACGTGCGGGTGTCATGGGAGCTCTTGGTGGTTTCGGTGGCATGTTTGACCTTTCAAAAACAGGTGTCAAAGAACCTGTTTTGATCTCAGGTACAGATGGTGTTGGAACCAAGCTCATGCTAGCTATCAAGTATGACAAACACGATACGATCGGTCAAGACTGTGTGGCTATGTGTGTCAACGATATCATCGCTGCAGGTGCTGAGCCCCTTTACTTCCTTGACTACGTAGCGACTGGTAAAAATGAACCAGCTAAATTGGAACAGGTCGTTGCTGGTGTGGCTGAAGGTTGTGTGCAAGCTGGTGCTGCCCTCATTGGTGGTGAAACTGCTGAAATGCCTGGTATGTATGGAGAAGATGACTATGACTTGGCTGGGTTTGCTGTCGGTGTTGCAGAAAAATCTCAAATCATTGACGGTTCAAAAGTAGCTGAAGGGGATGTGATTCTTGGACTTGCTTCAAGCGGTATCCACTCAAATGGTTACTCACTGGTTCGTCGTGTCTTTGCGGACTATACAGGTGAAGAAGTTCTCCCAGAATTGGAAGGCAAAAAACTGAAAGAAGTTCTTTTGGAGCCAACTCGTATCTACGTCAAAGCGGCTTTGCCACTCATCAAAGAAGAATTGGTGAATGGAATTGCCCACATCACAGGTGGTGGTTTCATCGAAAATGTACCTCGTATGTTCGCAGATGACTTGGCTGCTGAAATTGATGAAAGCAAAGTGCCAGTCCTTCCAATTTTTAAAGCTCTTGAAAAATATGGCCAAATCAAACACGAAGAAATGTTTGAAATCTTCAACATGGGTATTGGTCTTATGCTTGCGGTTAAACCAGAACATGTGGAACGTGTCAAAGAACTTCTTGACGAACCTGTTTATGAAATCGGTCGTATTGTGAAGAAAGATGGCGCAAGTGTGGTGATTAAATAA
- the purN gene encoding phosphoribosylglycinamide formyltransferase, with translation MAKRIAVFASGNGSNFQVIAEQFPVEFVFSDHRDAYVLERAKNLGVASHAFELKEFDNKAAYEEAIVKLLDEHQIDLVCLAGYMKIVGSTLLAAYEGRIINIHPAYLPEFPGAHGIEDAWNAGVAESGVTIHWVDSGVDTGKVIKQVRVPRLEGDTLDTFETRIHETEYKLYPEVLERLGVERR, from the coding sequence ATGGCTAAAAGGATTGCTGTATTTGCCTCTGGCAACGGCTCAAACTTCCAGGTGATTGCAGAACAATTTCCAGTAGAATTTGTCTTTTCAGATCACCGGGATGCCTATGTCTTAGAACGTGCCAAGAACCTTGGTGTAGCTAGTCATGCCTTTGAACTCAAGGAATTTGATAATAAAGCAGCTTATGAAGAAGCTATCGTCAAACTCTTGGATGAGCACCAGATTGACTTGGTTTGCTTGGCGGGTTATATGAAAATCGTTGGCTCAACCTTGCTAGCAGCTTATGAAGGCCGTATCATCAATATTCACCCGGCTTATCTCCCTGAATTTCCAGGTGCTCATGGTATTGAGGATGCTTGGAATGCAGGTGTTGCTGAGAGCGGTGTGACGATTCACTGGGTGGATTCTGGTGTGGATACTGGTAAGGTTATCAAACAAGTCCGCGTGCCGCGCCTTGAAGGGGATACCCTTGATACTTTCGAAACTCGCATCCATGAAACAGAGTACAAACTCTATCCAGAAGTCTTGGAACGTTTGGGAGTGGAGAGAAGGTAA
- a CDS encoding GNAT family N-acetyltransferase has protein sequence MINLKLVDESSFQAVLDLKISEADERARFVAPNVRSLADAWLYRENGDVFPMAIYWNELVVGFLLLEIDKDEAEYFIWRIMIGQQYQGKGYGRKALEALIKEAQMDRACNHIIADYVVGNEKMKYLLTSLGFQETGFIEENNEVAMRLDLKKEE, from the coding sequence ATGATTAATCTGAAGTTAGTAGATGAGAGCAGTTTTCAGGCAGTGCTGGATTTGAAAATATCTGAAGCTGATGAACGAGCACGTTTTGTAGCTCCCAATGTGCGTTCTTTAGCTGACGCATGGCTCTACCGAGAGAATGGGGATGTGTTTCCAATGGCAATCTATTGGAATGAGCTAGTAGTTGGTTTTCTACTGTTGGAAATAGATAAGGATGAGGCAGAATACTTTATCTGGCGGATAATGATTGGCCAGCAGTACCAAGGAAAAGGTTATGGACGAAAAGCCTTGGAAGCTCTGATCAAAGAGGCTCAGATGGATAGAGCTTGCAATCATATTATCGCAGATTATGTAGTTGGAAATGAAAAAATGAAGTACCTGCTGACTAGTTTGGGTTTTCAGGAAACAGGATTTATAGAAGAAAATAACGAAGTCGCTATGCGGTTGGATCTAAAGAAAGAGGAATAG
- the purH gene encoding bifunctional phosphoribosylaminoimidazolecarboxamide formyltransferase/IMP cyclohydrolase: MTKRALISVSDKAGIVEFAQELKKLGWDIISTGGTKIALDNAGVDTIAIDDVTGFPEMMDGRVKTLHPNIHGGLLARRDLDSHLEAAKDNNIELIDLVVVNLYPFKETILKPDVTYADAVENIDIGGPSMLRSAAKNHASVTVVVDPADYAVVLDELAANGETSYETRQRLAAKVFRHTAAYDALIAEYFTAQVGEEKPEKLTLTYDLKQPMRYGENPQQDADFYQKALPTDYSIASAKQLNGKELSFNNIRDADAAIRIIRDFKDRPTVVALKHMNPCGIGQADDIETAWDYAYESDPVSIFGGIVVLNREVDAATAKKMHGVFLEIIIAPSYTDEALEILTTKKKNLRILELPFDAQDASEVEAEYTGVVGGLLVQNQDVVKESPADWQVVTKRQPTETEATALEFAWKAIKYVKSNGIIVTNDHMTLGVGPGQTNRVASVRIAIDQAKDRLDGAVLASDAFFPFADNVEEIAKAGIKAIIQPGGSVRDQESIEAADKHGLTMIFTGVRHFRH; this comes from the coding sequence ATGACTAAACGCGCACTAATTAGTGTTTCAGACAAAGCGGGTATTGTTGAATTTGCCCAAGAACTCAAAAAACTCGGTTGGGACATCATCTCAACAGGTGGGACTAAAATTGCCCTTGACAATGCTGGGGTAGATACCATTGCCATCGACGATGTGACTGGTTTCCCAGAAATGATGGACGGTCGTGTGAAGACTCTTCATCCAAATATCCACGGTGGTCTGCTCGCTCGTCGTGACCTCGATAGTCACCTAGAGGCTGCTAAGGACAATAATATTGAGTTGATCGACCTTGTTGTGGTCAACCTTTACCCATTCAAGGAAACGATTCTCAAACCAGACGTAACTTACGCTGACGCGGTTGAAAACATCGATATCGGTGGACCATCCATGCTTCGTTCAGCAGCGAAAAACCACGCTAGCGTAACGGTTGTGGTAGACCCTGCTGACTATGCTGTGGTGCTTGACGAATTGGCAGCAAACGGCGAAACAAGTTACGAAACTCGCCAACGTTTGGCAGCGAAAGTCTTCCGTCATACAGCAGCCTATGATGCTTTGATCGCAGAATATTTCACTGCTCAAGTGGGTGAAGAAAAACCTGAAAAACTCACTTTGACTTATGATCTTAAGCAACCAATGCGTTACGGGGAAAATCCTCAACAAGATGCAGACTTCTACCAAAAAGCTTTGCCAACGGATTACTCCATCGCTTCCGCTAAACAGCTGAACGGGAAAGAATTATCCTTCAACAATATCCGTGACGCTGATGCCGCTATCCGGATCATCCGTGATTTCAAAGACCGTCCAACTGTTGTGGCCCTCAAACACATGAACCCATGTGGGATCGGTCAAGCTGACGACATCGAAACTGCTTGGGACTATGCTTATGAGTCTGATCCAGTATCGATCTTCGGTGGAATCGTGGTTCTCAACCGTGAGGTAGATGCTGCGACAGCTAAGAAGATGCATGGCGTTTTCCTCGAAATCATCATCGCGCCAAGCTATACAGATGAAGCGCTTGAAATCTTGACAACCAAGAAGAAAAACTTGCGTATCCTTGAGTTGCCATTTGACGCTCAAGATGCTAGCGAAGTGGAAGCAGAATACACTGGTGTTGTTGGTGGTCTCCTCGTTCAAAACCAAGACGTGGTGAAAGAAAGCCCAGCTGACTGGCAAGTGGTGACGAAACGCCAACCAACTGAGACAGAAGCGACAGCTCTTGAGTTTGCTTGGAAAGCTATCAAGTATGTGAAATCAAATGGTATTATCGTGACCAACGACCATATGACACTTGGTGTTGGCCCAGGTCAAACCAACCGTGTGGCTTCCGTCCGCATCGCTATTGACCAAGCTAAAGACCGTCTTGACGGTGCTGTTCTTGCTTCAGATGCTTTCTTCCCATTTGCGGATAACGTGGAAGAAATCGCCAAAGCAGGGATTAAAGCGATCATCCAACCAGGTGGATCAGTCCGTGACCAAGAGTCTATCGAAGCGGCTGATAAACATGGTTTGACTATGATCTTCACAGGAGTAAGGCATTTTAGACATTAA
- a CDS encoding GBS Bsp-like repeat-containing protein produces the protein MQTIKKFLVLTCATWGMQASIAHADQTTNAIYAEKGQLVIHLGNVPDKYQKIQVPIWSDQNGQDDLIWYPVERSDKGFDLQVPLTNHSDQAGLYHVHVYGVEANEQLTGLYPLTTSVQQKDLASSQPKITITPISSQEFEVDLKLFEDVDEIVFPIWSEENGQDDLVWYPAKKIAPGHFQLRFQTQKHKGSGLFHLHVYQKSQGQLKGLFPTTFQVEKAKPKLTPLATHPGNTYPIGECTWGAKELAPWAHNWWGNGGMWAASARAAGFRTGDTPEIGAIACWDNGGYGHVALVTDVEHDQKIQIQEANYNGHRYIDNFRGWFDPTNPIWGTVTYIYPD, from the coding sequence ATGCAAACAATCAAAAAATTTCTCGTACTGACTTGTGCGACATGGGGGATGCAAGCCTCTATTGCTCATGCAGATCAAACGACCAATGCTATCTATGCTGAAAAAGGGCAGTTGGTGATTCATCTTGGAAACGTCCCGGATAAGTATCAAAAGATCCAAGTTCCCATCTGGTCTGACCAAAATGGCCAAGATGACCTGATTTGGTATCCTGTGGAACGCAGTGACAAAGGATTTGACCTACAAGTGCCTTTAACCAACCACTCTGATCAAGCCGGACTTTATCATGTGCATGTCTATGGGGTGGAGGCAAATGAACAGCTAACCGGTCTTTACCCTCTCACGACCAGCGTCCAGCAAAAAGACCTAGCTTCCTCCCAACCCAAGATTACGATCACACCCATCTCCTCACAAGAATTTGAGGTAGACCTAAAGTTGTTCGAAGACGTTGACGAGATTGTATTCCCCATCTGGTCAGAAGAAAACGGGCAGGATGATTTAGTCTGGTATCCCGCAAAGAAGATTGCACCTGGACATTTCCAACTGCGCTTTCAGACTCAAAAACACAAGGGAAGCGGGCTATTTCACCTACATGTCTATCAGAAAAGCCAAGGACAACTAAAAGGGCTATTCCCCACTACCTTTCAAGTGGAAAAGGCAAAGCCAAAGCTCACTCCACTCGCGACACATCCGGGAAATACCTACCCCATTGGTGAGTGCACCTGGGGAGCCAAAGAATTAGCCCCTTGGGCCCACAACTGGTGGGGAAATGGCGGCATGTGGGCAGCTAGTGCACGCGCTGCTGGATTCCGGACAGGAGACACTCCAGAGATCGGTGCCATCGCCTGTTGGGACAATGGGGGATATGGCCATGTCGCCTTGGTTACGGACGTCGAACATGACCAAAAAATTCAGATCCAAGAGGCTAACTACAATGGCCATCGCTATATCGACAACTTCCGTGGTTGGTTCGATCCAACCAACCCCATCTGGGGAACCGTCACCTACATCTACCCCGATTAA